The following proteins are encoded in a genomic region of Hymenobacter siberiensis:
- a CDS encoding T9SS type A sorting domain-containing protein, with amino-acid sequence MIRSYALVLALLAFAGVTWGQSGSAAFGFESRATAKVVQGTDTLRNAWAGGFNTPQFSTIDLNNDGQPDLFAFDHESSRCYTFLSVAAPGTTAGRRWEYAPQYESLFPSDLRGWALLRDYDCDGRPDLFTYINGGEIRVFRNALVNGRPSFALATNQIRFTGNFTGSANLTIGGYNLPAIQDVNGDGKLDIMTYDFVSASFIEQYINNSPGTCGSALTFTLTTDNWGGIQSCGGCAEFKLNGQQCFTATRPTHTGGHSLLLVDLDGDGDQDLLDGRDNCPELARLLNSGTTALPVVTQVGISASFPSAAAPARVPVFPAGYQFDANFDGKPDLVVASNMVNNVSDLVSMRNNVQLFTNSAASGAPVYTSQPAGFLQNDMIDVSEGAAPTFGDLDGDGLPDMLIGNRADRVNNVYRASLTYYRNVGTRARPVFQFVSSDYLGLAAQGLQGLKPVLVDLNRDGATDLAYAAWDRGTNILYYILNTAAAGRPVAFSAANAINFKPQGATTGTGLLPYTKDDMPCFTDVDNDGYVDLLIGTNEVREPGMALRYFRNRGRGPLDSTFVLVNNDYGHIRTATGDRPANLSPTVADFDGDGRPDLLTADATGYLRLYSDYRTQSPALFAERTDLQYNPLTALYEPTRLGLGDYSHYGLAAADINGDGAPELFIGIEAGGVLSYGTRNRTVTATRTEAARALALSIYPNPTTAMVTVETALPTRVTVLDLTGRVVQAADAAQRRHTLSLTGLAAGVYLVRAEGTDGAAAVQRLLVR; translated from the coding sequence ATGATTCGTTCTTACGCTTTGGTGCTGGCGCTGCTGGCTTTTGCCGGGGTTACCTGGGGCCAGTCGGGCAGCGCCGCCTTTGGGTTTGAGAGCCGGGCCACGGCCAAGGTGGTGCAGGGCACCGATACCCTGCGCAATGCCTGGGCCGGCGGCTTCAATACGCCCCAGTTCAGCACCATCGACCTGAACAACGACGGCCAGCCGGACCTGTTTGCCTTCGACCACGAAAGCAGCCGCTGCTACACGTTTCTGAGCGTGGCCGCGCCCGGCACCACCGCCGGTCGCCGCTGGGAGTATGCCCCGCAGTACGAAAGCCTGTTCCCCAGCGACCTGCGTGGCTGGGCGCTGCTGCGCGACTACGACTGCGACGGCCGCCCCGACCTGTTCACCTACATCAACGGCGGCGAAATCCGGGTGTTCCGCAATGCCCTGGTGAATGGCCGGCCCAGCTTTGCTCTGGCCACTAATCAGATTCGCTTCACCGGCAATTTCACGGGCTCGGCCAACCTCACCATCGGCGGCTACAACCTGCCCGCCATTCAGGACGTGAACGGCGACGGCAAGCTCGATATCATGACCTATGATTTCGTCAGCGCGTCGTTCATCGAGCAGTACATTAACAACAGCCCCGGCACCTGCGGCAGCGCCCTCACCTTCACCCTCACCACCGATAACTGGGGCGGCATCCAGTCCTGCGGCGGCTGTGCCGAGTTCAAGCTCAATGGCCAGCAGTGCTTCACGGCCACCCGGCCCACCCACACTGGCGGCCACAGCCTGCTGCTGGTGGACCTCGACGGCGACGGCGACCAGGACCTGCTCGACGGCCGCGACAACTGCCCCGAGCTGGCCCGCCTGCTCAACTCGGGTACCACGGCCCTGCCCGTGGTTACGCAGGTGGGCATCAGCGCCAGCTTTCCGTCGGCGGCCGCGCCGGCGCGGGTGCCAGTATTTCCGGCCGGCTATCAGTTCGATGCCAACTTCGATGGCAAGCCCGATTTGGTGGTGGCTTCCAACATGGTCAACAACGTGTCGGATTTGGTGAGTATGCGCAACAACGTGCAGCTCTTCACCAATTCGGCCGCCAGCGGTGCGCCCGTTTACACTAGCCAGCCGGCCGGCTTCCTGCAAAACGACATGATTGACGTGAGCGAAGGGGCCGCGCCCACCTTCGGCGACCTCGACGGCGACGGCCTGCCGGATATGCTCATCGGCAACCGGGCCGACCGCGTGAACAACGTGTACCGCGCCAGCCTCACCTACTACCGTAACGTGGGCACCCGCGCCCGGCCGGTATTCCAGTTCGTGAGCAGCGACTACTTGGGCCTGGCTGCCCAGGGCCTGCAAGGCCTCAAACCCGTGCTCGTCGACCTGAACCGCGACGGCGCCACCGACCTGGCCTACGCCGCCTGGGACCGGGGCACCAACATCCTCTATTACATTCTGAACACCGCCGCCGCCGGCCGGCCCGTGGCCTTTAGCGCGGCCAATGCCATCAATTTTAAGCCGCAGGGCGCAACCACCGGCACCGGCCTGCTGCCCTATACGAAGGACGACATGCCCTGCTTTACCGATGTAGACAACGATGGCTACGTCGACCTGCTCATCGGAACCAATGAGGTGCGCGAGCCGGGCATGGCCCTGCGCTACTTCCGCAACCGTGGCCGCGGCCCGCTCGATAGCACCTTCGTGCTGGTGAATAACGACTACGGCCACATCCGCACCGCGACCGGCGACCGGCCCGCCAACCTGAGCCCCACCGTGGCCGACTTCGACGGCGACGGCCGCCCCGACCTGCTCACGGCCGATGCCACCGGCTACCTGCGCCTCTATTCCGACTACCGCACGCAGTCGCCGGCCCTGTTCGCCGAGCGTACCGATTTGCAGTACAACCCCCTCACCGCGCTCTACGAGCCCACCCGCCTGGGTCTGGGCGACTACTCGCACTACGGCCTGGCCGCCGCCGATATCAATGGTGACGGCGCGCCCGAGCTATTCATCGGTATTGAGGCGGGTGGAGTGCTGAGCTACGGCACCCGTAACCGCACCGTCACGGCCACCCGCACCGAGGCCGCCCGCGCCCTGGCCCTGAGCATCTAC
- a CDS encoding UDP-N-acetylmuramoyl-tripeptide--D-alanyl-D-alanine ligase → MLLYSRYLAAGGLVSTDSRQPQPGTLFFALNGPSFRGAAFAPQALAAGASHAVVDDVLLAASDPIRYTYAPDPLVALQQLARHHRRQFRIPVLAITGSNGKTTTKELLTAVLAQQFKVLATIGNLNNHIGVPLTLLRLRTGEHDFAVIEMGANHRGEIAAYCEWAEPTHGLITNIGKAHLEGFGGAEGVALGKGELFDYLTRTGGTAFVNTLDARLPSLAAQVPVIRTYPRVMDDYPATLLSAAPAVALRLGDNTEIVAQLTGDYNFPNLAAAAAVGQFFGVPTNKIAAALARYNPQNNRSQLLRTPAGNELVLDAYNANPSSMGAALRSFAARPVAAGQTKLVLLGDMFELGDESAKEHAALGQLLAELPLPQVLLIGPEMARAAARAGSAQHFATKAEAAEWLRAHPVCGRQVLVKGSRGMALETLVELL, encoded by the coding sequence ATGTTGCTCTATTCCCGTTATTTGGCCGCCGGCGGCCTCGTCAGCACCGATTCGCGCCAGCCCCAGCCCGGCACCCTGTTCTTTGCCCTGAACGGCCCCAGCTTTCGCGGGGCGGCATTTGCGCCGCAGGCCCTGGCCGCTGGCGCGAGCCACGCCGTGGTCGACGACGTGCTGCTGGCCGCCTCCGATCCTATCCGCTACACCTACGCCCCCGACCCGCTGGTGGCCCTGCAGCAGCTGGCCCGCCACCACCGCCGGCAGTTCCGCATCCCGGTGCTAGCCATCACGGGTTCCAACGGCAAAACCACCACCAAAGAGCTACTCACAGCCGTGCTGGCGCAACAGTTCAAAGTGCTGGCCACCATTGGCAACCTCAACAACCACATTGGCGTGCCGCTCACGCTGCTGCGCCTGCGCACCGGCGAGCACGACTTTGCCGTGATTGAGATGGGGGCCAACCACCGGGGCGAAATCGCGGCCTACTGCGAGTGGGCCGAGCCAACCCACGGCCTCATCACCAACATCGGCAAGGCCCACCTCGAAGGATTTGGCGGGGCCGAGGGCGTGGCTCTGGGCAAGGGCGAGCTGTTCGACTACCTCACCCGCACCGGCGGCACGGCCTTCGTGAACACCCTGGATGCGCGCCTGCCGTCGCTGGCGGCGCAGGTGCCCGTTATTCGCACCTATCCCCGCGTGATGGACGACTACCCCGCCACGCTGCTCTCGGCTGCGCCCGCCGTGGCCCTGCGCCTCGGCGACAATACCGAAATAGTGGCCCAGCTCACCGGCGACTACAACTTCCCGAACCTAGCGGCCGCCGCCGCCGTGGGCCAGTTTTTCGGAGTTCCGACCAATAAAATCGCGGCCGCCCTGGCCCGCTACAACCCGCAAAACAACCGCTCGCAGCTCCTGCGCACCCCCGCCGGCAACGAGCTGGTGCTGGATGCTTACAACGCCAACCCCAGCAGCATGGGCGCGGCCCTGCGCAGCTTCGCAGCCCGCCCGGTGGCGGCTGGCCAAACCAAGCTGGTGCTGCTCGGCGACATGTTCGAGTTGGGCGACGAGAGTGCTAAAGAGCACGCGGCGCTGGGCCAGCTGCTGGCGGAGCTACCGCTGCCGCAGGTGCTGCTCATCGGCCCGGAAATGGCGCGGGCGGCGGCGCGGGCCGGCTCAGCCCAGCATTTCGCCACCAAAGCAGAGGCGGCCGAATGGCTGCGCGCCCACCCCGTGTGCGGCCGGCAGGTGCTGGTGAAAGGCAGCCGCGGCATGGCCCTGGAAACGCTGGTGGAGCTGCTGTGA